A genomic segment from Andrena cerasifolii isolate SP2316 chromosome 7, iyAndCera1_principal, whole genome shotgun sequence encodes:
- the Ccdc58 gene encoding coiled-coil domain-containing 58 isoform X1 — MAAMSLECGDFLEFQDALQKMRQFDDKIIYLLNTTIQTESFKAQNDPTQKCKDLFEQIQSGHRKRELAITKCLNVSKEKVMQLKSQRDNGTDSPQLLKALRKEQCTMRLLQSELGVEEVVKNRTIHVYHSRCRSFIHDKP, encoded by the exons ATGGCAGCCATGAGTCTTGAATGCGGTGATTTTTTAGAGTTTCAG GATGCATTGCAAAAGATGCGACAATTTgatgataaaattatttatttgctgaATACAACGATTCAGACTGAATCTTTTAAAGCTCAAAACGATCCTACCCAAAAATGTAAGGATTTATTTGAACAAATTCAGTCTGGTCATAGGAAAAGAGAACTGGCCATTACAAAATGTTTAAATGTCTCGAAGGAGAAAGTAATGCAATTAAAGAGCCAACGAGATAATGGTACCGACAGTCCGCAGCTTCTTAAGGCGCTGAGAAAAGAACAATGTACAATgcgtttattgcaatcggaattAGGTGTGGAGGAAGTCGTAAAGAATCGCACGATTCATGTATATCACTCAAGGTGCCGTAGTTTTATACACGATAAACCATGA
- the LOC143371370 gene encoding UPF0389 protein CG9231, with protein MFCTKLIRQLKLPKIRHLSTPASGSKPTSNNPIPKPSAPESSDHSVIGSPMHTCSNFDKRILVWVKRYPSIDKVPDQVTADCILKAHSKGRIRACNIMIVFTVVVFIVTIMLGKKDAAAGKHIIPERIKWYNEQREKGRAEEAAAAAAAAAAAGKS; from the exons ATGTTCTGTACAAAATTGATAAGGCAACTTAAATTGCCGAAAATAAGGCACTTAAGTACCCCTGCAAGTGGAAGTAAACCTACGTCTAACAACCCGATACCGAAACCAAGTGCTCCAGAGTCAAGTGACCATAGTGTGATTG GGTCACCCATGCACACTTGCTCAAACTTCGATAAGAGAATATTGGTATGGGTTAAACGTTATCCTAGTATCGACAAAGTTCCAGATCAAGTAAC AGCTGACTGTATACTGAAAGCGCATTCCAAGGGAAGAATCCGTGCATGTAACATTATGATCGTATTTACAGTAGTGGTTTTTATTGTAACTATTATGCTTGGGAAAAAAGATGCTGCAGCTGGAAAGCATATAATACCAGAGAGAATAAAGTGGTACAATGAACAGAGAGAAAAAGGGAGAGCTGaagaagcagcagcagcagcagcggcggcGGCAGCTGCTGGAAAGTcatga
- the LOC143371356 gene encoding DDB1- and CUL4-associated factor 13 yields the protein MKVKILTRNPDEYLRETKRDIHKVPRNYDPALHPFEAPREYTRALNSVKLERVFAKPFIGCLEGHKDGVSVLCKHPTQLSTLISGAFDGEVRVWNLAHGASNRTFLAHDGIVRGIVFDANNEHFITISDDKTIKMWKTEKPSFGEEEEPTNTIISKTMISGISHHRTEPIFATCGEVCHLWEETRNEPIRTFKWGVDSLYDIKYNPIQSNLFAACASDRSIILYDARETGPLRKVFMRLKSNKLSWNPMEAVTFTCASEDYNLYTFDIRKLETPVNVHRDHVQAVIDVDYSPTGKEFVSGSYDKSIRIFECNKGHSREVYHTKRMQRLTCTAWSLDNKYIISGSDEMNIRVWKARASEKLGVLKPRERAALNYSEALKEKFAAHPQVKRIARHRQVPQHIYNAKAELRTIREKSKRKESNRRAHSKFGAVPFVSERQKHVVRRDM from the exons ATGAAAGTGAAGATATTAACAAGGAATCCAGACGAGTACTTGAGAGAAACAAAACGCGATATTCATAAAG TCCCCAGAAACTATGATCCAGCATTACACCCTTTCGAAGCACCAAGGGAATATACCAGAGCCTTAAATTCAGTGAAATTAGAAAGGGTATTTGCGAAGCCTTTTATAGGATGTTTGGAGGGCCACAAGGATGGAGTGTCTGTATTGTGTAAACATCCTACGCAATTGTCTACGCTGATCAGCGGAGCATTTGATGGCGAAGTAAGAGTATGGAATCTTGCCCACGGCGCTTCCAATCGTACATTTTTGGCACACGACGGTATAGTGCGTGGGATTGTGTTCGACGCGAATAACGAACACTTTATCACTATCAGTGATGATAAAACTATTAAGATGTGGAAGACTGAGAAGCCATCGTTTGGCGAAGAGGAAGAACCTACAAATACAATCATTAGTAAA ACTATGATAAGCGGAATCTCTCACCATCGAACAGAACCTATATTTGCAACATGCGGGGAAGTATGTCACCTCTGGGAAGAAACTCGAAACGAACCAATTCGTACGTTCAAATGGGGGGTTGATAGCTTGTACGACATTAAATACAATCCTATCCAGTCGAACTTGTTTG CTGCATGCGCGAGCGATCGTAGCATTATCCTGTACGACGCTAGGGAAACAGGCCCCTTGCGCAAAGTGTTTATGAGGTTGAAATCTAATAAGCTATCTTGGAACCCGATGGAAGCTGTAACTTTCACGTGCGCCAGTGAAGACTACAA TTTGTACACTTTTGACATTCGTAAGCTGGAAACACCTGTGAACGTGCACAGGGACCACGTACAAGCTGTGATAGACGTGGATTACTCGCCGACTGGGAAAGAGTTTGTGTCCGGCAGCTATGATAAATCCATTCGTATTTTCGAATGCAATAAAGGACACTCGCGTGAAGTTTATCACACGAAACGTATGCAGAGACTAACGTGCACAGCATGGTCGCTGGATAACAAATATATCATTAGCGGTAGCGACGAAATGAATATCCGCGTTTGGAAGGCAAGGGCGTCGGAGAAGTTGGGCGTG TTGAAGCCTAGAGAAAGAGCAGCTCTGAATTACAGCGAAGCATTGAAAGAGAAGTTCGCTGCGCATCCTCAAGTCAAGCGGATCGCTCGGCACAGACAGGTTCCTCAACACATTTATAACGCGAAGGCCGAATTACGGACAATTCGCGAGAAAAGTAAACGGAA GGAGTCTAATAGACGCGCTCATTCCAAATTTGGAGCGGTACCTTTCGTCTCGGAACGACAAAAGCACGTTGTTCGACGAGACATGTGA
- the Ccdc58 gene encoding coiled-coil domain-containing 58 isoform X2, with the protein MRQFDDKIIYLLNTTIQTESFKAQNDPTQKCKDLFEQIQSGHRKRELAITKCLNVSKEKVMQLKSQRDNGTDSPQLLKALRKEQCTMRLLQSELGVEEVVKNRTIHVYHSRCRSFIHDKP; encoded by the coding sequence ATGCGACAATTTgatgataaaattatttatttgctgaATACAACGATTCAGACTGAATCTTTTAAAGCTCAAAACGATCCTACCCAAAAATGTAAGGATTTATTTGAACAAATTCAGTCTGGTCATAGGAAAAGAGAACTGGCCATTACAAAATGTTTAAATGTCTCGAAGGAGAAAGTAATGCAATTAAAGAGCCAACGAGATAATGGTACCGACAGTCCGCAGCTTCTTAAGGCGCTGAGAAAAGAACAATGTACAATgcgtttattgcaatcggaattAGGTGTGGAGGAAGTCGTAAAGAATCGCACGATTCATGTATATCACTCAAGGTGCCGTAGTTTTATACACGATAAACCATGA